From the genome of Thermogutta terrifontis, one region includes:
- a CDS encoding glycine cleavage system protein R → MISRYEHAYVLDVMSDDHPGIVATVSAAVEELGANIDACSQTVLGGYFTLIMIISLPRPIDPDALAEHVRKAGGAWNLQVLARRAAPVENYSEKVPCDRFVITAFGQDQPGIVRRFSQYLASKDINIVDLYGDRSGDEFVLIGQIEIPTKWDIRLLQADLEQMGTELGFTVKLQHENVFVATNQLRLIHSAERWPSLSAAER, encoded by the coding sequence ATGATCAGCCGATATGAACACGCCTACGTGCTTGATGTAATGTCCGACGATCATCCCGGCATTGTGGCCACCGTGAGCGCCGCGGTGGAGGAGCTGGGAGCCAATATCGACGCGTGCAGCCAAACAGTCCTGGGCGGCTATTTCACCCTGATCATGATCATCAGTCTGCCCCGCCCCATCGATCCAGATGCGCTCGCTGAACACGTTCGGAAAGCCGGTGGTGCCTGGAACCTCCAGGTCCTCGCCCGGCGGGCCGCTCCTGTGGAAAACTATTCCGAAAAGGTCCCCTGCGATCGTTTCGTGATCACGGCGTTCGGTCAGGACCAGCCGGGAATTGTCCGGCGGTTCAGCCAGTACTTGGCAAGCAAAGACATCAACATAGTCGATCTTTACGGCGATCGCTCCGGCGACGAGTTCGTTTTGATTGGCCAGATCGAGATCCCCACCAAATGGGATATTCGGCTTCTCCAGGCGGATCTGGAGCAGATGGGAACCGAACTCGGTTTCACGGTGAAGCTCCAGCACGAGAACGTGTTCGTAGCGACCAATCAACTCCGCCTCATTCACAGTGCCGAGCGTTGGCCCAGCCTCTCCGCCGCCGAGCGATAA
- a CDS encoding DUF1598 domain-containing protein: MIRVRGIGRRVGLLTALAALLAVGTWLGQAQAQTNNTGGAVLATRAVGGVIIDQSGVIRSASRQDLQELAKTWQQFHRDLPEELRRPSASLAISLKSLDAELARSMREGTPLPEEVCFLGGLTRIDYVLVYPDKQDIIIVGPAEPWRLHEKGYPVGTQTGKPIMLLDDLVVALRAAFQPQRTVISCSIDPTAEGIQRLNAFVRARRGNVDPVAFARALEETIGPQVVTLTGVPESTHFARVLVAADFRMKQISMGAEPAPVPGLPSFVSLVASSGFRPNNMMPRWWLAPDYEPLARDEAGLTWKFQKAAVKTMAEADLYNSQGERVKTEEAAPIYRKWAELMTTRYEELSKADPVFGQVRNCMDLATLGALIAQERLLEKAQLSLPALLGEDVVATAKLTPARHVSPTAVFARIRGGTMFVTGGVQINAWEIVSKQVNRPELAAARASLPVPSGSWFAN; encoded by the coding sequence ATGATTCGCGTGCGGGGAATCGGTCGTCGGGTGGGCTTGCTTACCGCTTTAGCAGCCTTGCTAGCCGTGGGCACCTGGTTGGGCCAGGCTCAGGCACAAACCAACAATACAGGGGGAGCCGTGCTGGCAACCCGAGCGGTTGGAGGAGTCATTATCGACCAGTCCGGCGTGATTCGCTCGGCGTCACGGCAGGATCTTCAGGAATTGGCCAAAACCTGGCAGCAGTTCCATCGCGATCTCCCTGAGGAGTTGCGGCGGCCGTCGGCCAGCCTGGCGATCTCCCTCAAATCGCTGGACGCTGAGCTCGCCCGTTCCATGCGGGAGGGTACACCCCTTCCGGAAGAGGTTTGCTTCCTCGGCGGCCTGACACGGATCGATTACGTGCTCGTTTATCCCGATAAGCAGGACATCATCATCGTGGGTCCTGCCGAGCCGTGGCGGCTCCACGAAAAAGGCTATCCAGTGGGAACACAGACCGGCAAGCCGATCATGTTACTGGATGACCTAGTAGTGGCCTTGCGGGCGGCATTTCAGCCGCAGCGAACGGTCATCAGCTGCTCCATCGATCCCACGGCCGAGGGCATTCAACGCCTCAACGCCTTCGTTCGCGCACGCCGGGGAAATGTGGATCCGGTGGCATTTGCCCGAGCTCTCGAAGAGACCATTGGCCCGCAGGTTGTCACGCTCACAGGTGTCCCGGAATCCACCCATTTTGCCCGCGTCCTCGTGGCGGCCGACTTCCGCATGAAGCAGATCTCCATGGGTGCGGAGCCCGCGCCGGTGCCGGGGCTGCCGAGCTTTGTTTCGCTGGTGGCCAGTTCCGGCTTCCGGCCGAATAACATGATGCCCCGATGGTGGCTTGCACCGGACTATGAGCCGCTGGCCCGCGACGAAGCAGGTTTAACGTGGAAGTTCCAGAAGGCGGCCGTCAAAACAATGGCCGAGGCAGATCTCTACAACAGCCAGGGTGAACGTGTGAAGACCGAGGAAGCGGCTCCAATTTATCGCAAATGGGCCGAACTGATGACCACGCGGTATGAGGAGCTCTCCAAGGCTGATCCGGTGTTTGGGCAGGTTCGCAACTGCATGGACCTCGCCACCCTGGGTGCTCTCATTGCCCAGGAAAGACTGCTCGAGAAGGCTCAGCTTTCTCTGCCGGCCCTTCTGGGTGAAGACGTTGTGGCCACTGCCAAATTGACCCCCGCCCGTCATGTCTCGCCGACCGCGGTCTTCGCCAGGATTCGCGGCGGCACGATGTTCGTGACCGGCGGTGTGCAAATCAATGCCTGGGAAATCGTCTCCAAGCAGGTCAATCGGCCGGAGCTTGCTGCCGCGAGAGCGAGTCTGCCCGTGCCCAGCGGGAGTTGGTTCGCGAATTGA
- a CDS encoding S1 family peptidase yields MQQAAPAMPVGAQQVPQAPSAEPSAELAGGGGVPQALSTAAPQPASSGQTNVPPQTTGGPPVSEAENPRMEQVSSPAPVYGPPQDLLALVDPTVHCMLGNWVREGKSLRSPGQARTTLVFPFDPPQEFRLVIVARRVQGRESLNVTLPVGNSQTMVVLEGYGRLVSGLSLVSGATADHNETTYFGRIFQGDAPVTLEFASAPDYVHVRASQELIIQWQGDASRLSLDQRFWSHIPPRRIALSVYRAETVFVIDRVELLPGPIGARYRPDFARARPGGPGMGRPSRPFGSPPWLSAGPPPSSPPQTQPEETPSPPETAGVRPRSELPGPPITHFDEQPPEEVTQWKDSVGLIEFPLASGTGFVAKEKLIVTNSHVIEGAFVEDLEITFAGAQEGRYRVQKLLYEDPARDLAILYVDCPQKPIPIAFVTELRPGDKVAIISNPSLGNTELILRNAMVAGQVAARVHKKGYDFYQITANVNPGSSGAPLFNWQGEVVGVIAMKATEEGERELGQALRNLDQSFAKIMPGVIRRGMAFSIPGNALVKAIEEAEKELQQPTGRAADLHAERAIFENLAVAGVLYLLKFAANVPDEVRAQEQVVRMRGVPRLAAGKVKLVELMPEDQARKIRSALDASEAREILAFCTKNLDQRLNALKQSPHVDQNRVKLLESLMRTVNTLKRYGESPPTTYQAYSQAALQQSENLKDQVTRLADSFAQLRPAYAD; encoded by the coding sequence ATGCAACAGGCAGCCCCGGCAATGCCAGTTGGCGCTCAACAAGTTCCGCAAGCACCGAGTGCGGAACCGAGTGCGGAATTGGCCGGTGGTGGTGGGGTTCCCCAAGCCCTCTCCACGGCAGCCCCACAACCGGCTTCCTCCGGTCAAACAAACGTGCCGCCACAGACAACTGGTGGTCCGCCCGTTTCAGAGGCAGAAAATCCACGGATGGAACAGGTGTCCTCGCCCGCCCCTGTTTATGGGCCACCACAAGATTTGCTGGCACTCGTTGATCCAACAGTTCACTGTATGTTGGGTAACTGGGTACGAGAAGGCAAGTCCTTGCGTTCGCCTGGTCAAGCACGGACAACGCTGGTTTTTCCTTTTGACCCACCTCAGGAGTTCAGGCTGGTTATCGTGGCACGACGTGTTCAGGGCCGCGAGTCTCTGAATGTCACGCTCCCGGTGGGGAACTCTCAAACGATGGTCGTCCTCGAGGGATATGGGCGGCTCGTTAGCGGGCTTTCCCTGGTGTCGGGAGCAACGGCTGATCATAACGAAACGACTTATTTTGGGCGAATCTTCCAGGGGGATGCACCGGTCACGCTGGAGTTCGCTTCTGCCCCCGACTACGTCCACGTACGCGCATCGCAAGAACTGATCATTCAATGGCAGGGTGATGCGTCTCGTTTGAGCCTGGATCAACGGTTCTGGTCTCACATCCCGCCACGCAGGATTGCTTTGAGCGTTTACCGTGCGGAGACGGTTTTTGTCATTGATCGTGTTGAACTGTTGCCTGGCCCCATTGGCGCGAGATACCGCCCCGATTTCGCTCGAGCGCGGCCCGGTGGTCCGGGAATGGGGAGGCCATCTCGCCCCTTCGGGTCTCCTCCGTGGTTGTCGGCAGGGCCACCTCCATCATCGCCACCTCAGACCCAACCGGAAGAGACACCGTCACCACCGGAGACAGCGGGCGTGCGTCCAAGGTCGGAATTGCCAGGTCCGCCGATCACGCACTTTGACGAACAGCCACCCGAAGAGGTCACCCAGTGGAAAGATTCGGTCGGTTTGATCGAGTTTCCCCTCGCTTCCGGCACAGGGTTCGTCGCCAAGGAGAAATTGATCGTAACCAATTCCCATGTCATCGAGGGCGCATTTGTCGAAGACCTTGAGATCACATTCGCCGGGGCACAGGAGGGACGTTATCGAGTCCAGAAGCTACTCTATGAGGATCCGGCAAGGGATTTGGCGATCCTTTACGTCGATTGTCCTCAAAAACCCATTCCGATTGCGTTCGTCACCGAATTGCGACCGGGAGATAAAGTGGCGATCATCAGCAATCCGTCTTTGGGAAACACGGAACTGATCTTGCGTAATGCCATGGTAGCGGGTCAGGTTGCAGCCCGTGTCCATAAGAAGGGTTACGATTTCTACCAGATTACCGCCAACGTCAATCCTGGAAGCAGTGGGGCACCGCTGTTCAACTGGCAGGGTGAGGTCGTGGGTGTCATTGCCATGAAGGCCACGGAGGAGGGCGAGCGCGAGCTGGGGCAGGCCCTTCGCAATCTGGACCAGAGCTTTGCGAAAATCATGCCCGGAGTGATTCGGCGAGGCATGGCGTTTTCCATTCCGGGGAATGCTCTTGTCAAAGCCATCGAAGAGGCCGAGAAAGAATTGCAGCAGCCTACTGGTCGAGCCGCTGACCTCCACGCGGAACGGGCTATATTTGAGAACCTGGCCGTGGCGGGTGTCCTGTATCTCCTCAAGTTCGCTGCAAATGTTCCGGATGAAGTGCGTGCCCAAGAGCAAGTTGTGCGGATGCGGGGGGTCCCAAGGTTGGCTGCCGGCAAGGTCAAATTGGTTGAACTGATGCCCGAGGACCAAGCCCGCAAAATCCGATCGGCCCTCGATGCCAGCGAAGCCAGAGAGATTCTCGCTTTCTGCACCAAGAACCTGGATCAACGTCTCAATGCATTGAAACAGAGCCCGCATGTGGACCAGAACCGCGTGAAACTTCTGGAGTCCCTCATGCGGACGGTCAACACACTCAAACGGTATGGCGAGAGTCCACCGACCACGTATCAGGCCTACAGTCAAGCGGCACTCCAGCAGTCGGAAAATCTCAAAGACCAGGTGACCCGATTGGCGGATTCCTTCGCTCAACTTCGGCCGGCATACGCCGACTGA
- a CDS encoding class I SAM-dependent methyltransferase — protein MSTVTHVMNSPPSWQLPAGVPKGVWEYAQAPHIAEEYDDTISGNDLTVFDQQVIARHCRRPGVVVDLGCGTGRAVIPLVKRGFVGIGVDLSRPMLVRLREKAKQEGCNVWAIHANIVELGCLKDSIADYCLCLFSTLGMVRGRQARRQVLRHVARILTPGGKFIVHVHNVWFHALTPGGRDWLIPHWVEARILRRTEFGDKFFEYHGIPNVFVHAFTRREFVQDLRSAGLVIEELIPLAVGRREPLPFPWFFGWMRANGWIAVCRRPNPA, from the coding sequence GTGTCCACAGTAACTCATGTCATGAATTCGCCTCCCAGTTGGCAATTACCTGCCGGGGTTCCCAAGGGCGTATGGGAATACGCGCAGGCCCCCCATATCGCTGAAGAGTATGACGACACCATCTCGGGAAACGACCTCACCGTTTTTGACCAGCAGGTCATTGCACGGCATTGCCGCCGGCCAGGCGTGGTGGTGGACCTGGGATGTGGCACCGGCCGGGCGGTCATCCCTCTCGTCAAGCGGGGATTTGTCGGAATCGGAGTCGACCTATCCCGACCAATGCTGGTCCGCCTCCGCGAGAAAGCAAAACAGGAAGGATGCAATGTTTGGGCAATTCACGCAAATATAGTGGAGCTGGGGTGTCTCAAAGACTCGATCGCCGATTACTGTCTCTGTCTCTTCAGCACGCTGGGCATGGTGAGAGGGCGGCAGGCACGCCGCCAGGTGCTGCGGCACGTGGCGCGGATTCTGACACCGGGCGGAAAATTCATCGTCCATGTTCACAATGTGTGGTTTCATGCCCTGACACCCGGCGGTCGCGACTGGTTGATTCCCCACTGGGTGGAAGCCCGTATTCTCCGCCGCACCGAGTTTGGCGATAAATTTTTTGAGTATCATGGCATCCCCAACGTTTTCGTTCACGCTTTTACTCGCCGTGAATTTGTTCAAGATTTGCGGAGTGCGGGACTGGTTATCGAGGAGCTCATTCCCCTCGCTGTGGGGAGGCGTGAGCCGTTGCCTTTCCCATGGTTTTTCGGCTGGATGCGCGCGAACGGCTGGATCGCCGTATGCCGGCGTCCAAACCCAGCGTAA
- a CDS encoding sigma 54-interacting transcriptional regulator — MSDVAYLVIREGSKWTDVFRLVPGQVITIGRAPTNQIVIKDERCSRSHAEVFMSEGRWVIRDLESRNGTVVGNQLIKTDWPLQSGDVIRIGRSQLVFVKHLSDAFPETGTIPGREPVLDTPQASEKAPSESDEEVLGEYEPTTITHRRNRTRLLESENREELSLEEAGRAAARLCRLAFELGKAPTAVRMAELTLEALFEMTAVDGGAVLLVPRDFVGNPTGSDLHVVASKTTSQWPYHRVSNFLASTVLREGEAVLARNVLDDSAIGSRDSRGEIHATSVICAPVRQGKRALGVIHLYSTDTSRGPSPEDLEFTLAAADTLAVALANLNRQEELAENLTQVKTENVQLRERLGVHSELIGRSEAIRKINEEIARAAASKATVLIRGESGVGKELVARAVHYSSPRRSGPFVCINCAALSEELLASELFGHEKGAFTGAYERKIGKFELAHQGTLMLDEIGEMSPSIQAKFLRVLEGHPFERVGGSKPIKVDVRVIAATNRDLEQEVAAGRFRRDLFFRLRVLEIVVPPLRKRIEDIPELAYYFLNKFREETGRKIKGFTTQAMERLTSYRWPGNVRELKNVIERAVVLCRGDYIDVDDLLLSTLPTTGDTAEALIQERGYRPCSLEELERAHILATLRHTNWNKSRTAQILGIERSTLERKIRRYGLDELGKKQTPH; from the coding sequence TTGTCGGACGTTGCCTACCTCGTCATCCGTGAAGGCTCGAAGTGGACGGACGTGTTTCGTCTCGTCCCGGGCCAGGTGATCACGATCGGTCGGGCGCCGACAAACCAGATCGTCATCAAAGACGAACGCTGCAGCCGCAGCCACGCGGAAGTCTTCATGTCCGAGGGCCGGTGGGTCATCCGCGATCTGGAGAGTCGGAACGGCACGGTTGTCGGCAACCAGCTCATCAAGACGGATTGGCCCTTGCAGTCTGGCGATGTCATCCGCATCGGGCGGTCTCAGCTCGTTTTCGTCAAACATCTCAGCGACGCTTTCCCGGAAACGGGCACCATACCGGGACGGGAGCCGGTTCTCGATACTCCCCAGGCGTCCGAGAAGGCCCCCTCCGAAAGCGACGAGGAGGTTCTCGGCGAATACGAGCCCACCACCATCACCCATCGGCGGAATCGAACCCGGCTTCTCGAATCGGAGAATCGCGAGGAACTGAGCCTCGAAGAAGCCGGCCGAGCTGCCGCGCGGTTGTGCCGCCTCGCGTTCGAGCTGGGCAAGGCGCCCACCGCCGTGCGGATGGCAGAACTCACTCTGGAAGCCTTGTTTGAAATGACGGCCGTGGACGGGGGCGCCGTGTTATTGGTCCCTCGCGATTTCGTGGGGAATCCCACGGGCAGCGACCTCCACGTGGTCGCTTCCAAGACAACATCGCAATGGCCCTACCACAGGGTTTCCAATTTCCTGGCAAGCACGGTGCTTCGGGAGGGAGAGGCAGTTTTGGCCCGTAACGTCCTCGACGATAGCGCCATCGGCAGCCGGGATAGTCGCGGGGAAATCCACGCCACGAGCGTCATCTGTGCCCCGGTGCGGCAGGGAAAGCGGGCTCTTGGCGTGATCCATCTTTACTCCACCGATACGAGCCGTGGTCCTTCTCCCGAGGATCTCGAGTTCACGCTGGCAGCGGCGGACACCCTCGCCGTGGCTCTCGCGAACCTCAACCGGCAGGAGGAATTGGCGGAGAATCTCACTCAGGTCAAGACGGAGAACGTGCAGCTTCGCGAGCGGCTGGGTGTCCACAGCGAGTTGATCGGGCGAAGTGAAGCGATCAGGAAAATCAACGAGGAAATCGCTCGCGCGGCGGCCAGTAAAGCTACGGTTCTTATCCGGGGGGAAAGTGGGGTGGGAAAGGAACTCGTGGCCCGGGCCGTCCACTATTCCAGCCCGCGACGCAGTGGACCGTTCGTCTGCATCAACTGCGCTGCCCTGTCTGAGGAACTTCTGGCCAGCGAGCTCTTTGGACACGAGAAAGGGGCCTTCACAGGCGCCTATGAACGCAAAATTGGGAAGTTCGAGCTGGCCCACCAGGGAACGCTCATGCTCGACGAAATCGGCGAGATGAGCCCCAGCATCCAGGCCAAGTTTCTGCGAGTGTTGGAGGGGCATCCGTTTGAAAGGGTGGGCGGAAGCAAGCCCATCAAGGTAGACGTCCGGGTCATTGCCGCCACGAACCGCGACCTGGAGCAGGAAGTGGCTGCGGGACGGTTTCGCAGAGACTTGTTCTTCCGGCTGCGGGTCTTGGAAATCGTTGTGCCACCGCTGAGGAAACGGATCGAAGATATCCCTGAACTGGCTTATTACTTCCTCAACAAGTTCCGCGAAGAGACCGGCCGCAAGATTAAAGGCTTCACCACTCAGGCCATGGAACGGCTCACCTCGTATCGCTGGCCAGGGAATGTGAGGGAGCTTAAAAACGTCATCGAGCGAGCGGTGGTCCTCTGTCGCGGGGATTATATCGATGTGGATGACCTGCTGCTTTCCACCTTGCCGACCACCGGTGACACGGCCGAGGCCCTCATTCAGGAACGCGGTTATCGCCCCTGTTCACTGGAGGAGCTCGAACGGGCGCACATTCTCGCTACCCTGCGACACACCAATTGGAACAAAAGCCGAACGGCCCAGATCCTCGGCATCGAGCGTTCCACCCTGGAACGCAAGATCCGTCGCTACGGATTGGACGAATTGGGCAAGAAGCAGACTCCGCACTGA
- the gap gene encoding type I glyceraldehyde-3-phosphate dehydrogenase, with the protein MAVRVGINGFGRIGRLVVRRMMQKPGVFQVVGVNDITDVKTLAMLFKYDSVHRTYPGTVEYDDKHIIIDGQKIPVMAEKDPTKLPWKDLGADIVVESTGVFTSRGGDGKPGYASHLEAGAKKVVLSAPAKDNPDLTCVLGVNDDQLKPEHTCISNASCTTNCLAPVAKVLHEKFGIVRGLMTTVHAYTNDQRVLDLPHKDLYRARAAALNIIPTSTGAAKAVGLVIPELKGKLTGIAMRVPVPTGSVVDLVAELKRPVEAAEVNAAIREAAEGKLKGILQYTEDPIVSSDIIGNPHSSIFVGPWTQVMEGSMVKVVAWYDNEWGYSCRTADLVERLGQML; encoded by the coding sequence GTGGCTGTCCGAGTTGGAATCAATGGGTTTGGCCGCATTGGTCGTCTGGTCGTCCGCCGCATGATGCAGAAGCCGGGTGTCTTCCAGGTGGTCGGCGTGAATGACATTACAGACGTGAAGACCCTGGCAATGCTCTTCAAGTACGACAGCGTGCACCGCACTTACCCGGGAACCGTCGAATATGACGATAAGCACATCATCATCGACGGTCAGAAAATCCCCGTGATGGCCGAGAAAGACCCCACGAAACTCCCATGGAAAGACCTCGGCGCCGATATCGTCGTGGAGAGCACGGGGGTCTTCACCAGCCGCGGCGGGGATGGAAAACCGGGCTACGCTTCCCACCTGGAAGCGGGCGCCAAGAAGGTTGTTCTCAGTGCTCCGGCCAAGGACAATCCCGACCTCACCTGTGTGTTGGGCGTTAACGATGATCAGCTCAAGCCCGAACACACGTGCATCTCCAACGCGAGCTGCACGACCAACTGCCTGGCACCGGTTGCCAAAGTCCTCCATGAGAAATTCGGCATTGTGCGGGGGCTGATGACGACCGTCCACGCCTACACCAATGACCAGCGGGTGCTCGATTTGCCCCACAAGGACCTCTATCGGGCGCGGGCGGCTGCCCTGAACATCATTCCCACTTCCACCGGTGCGGCCAAGGCAGTGGGATTGGTTATTCCTGAGCTCAAAGGCAAGCTCACGGGGATCGCCATGCGTGTTCCGGTCCCAACGGGCAGTGTTGTGGACCTTGTCGCCGAACTGAAGCGGCCCGTCGAGGCTGCCGAGGTCAATGCGGCGATCAGGGAGGCCGCTGAGGGTAAGCTCAAGGGGATTCTCCAGTACACCGAAGACCCCATTGTGTCCAGCGACATCATCGGCAACCCACACAGCTCCATCTTCGTCGGCCCGTGGACGCAGGTGATGGAAGGGTCGATGGTGAAGGTTGTCGCCTGGTACGACAACGAGTGGGGTTACAGCTGCCGGACTGCGGACCTCGTGGAACGCCTCGGCCAGATGCTCTGA